One window from the genome of Engraulis encrasicolus isolate BLACKSEA-1 chromosome 16, IST_EnEncr_1.0, whole genome shotgun sequence encodes:
- the LOC134466493 gene encoding histamine H3 receptor-like, translated as MGAEEAVLNATRNCIANNSTNIAEETHFSGPLMVFLGVMMGTLVVVTVAGNALVIFAFKVDKSLRRQSNYFFLNLAISDFLVGAFCIPVYIPYILSGRWMLGRGLCKLWLVMDYLLCTASVFSIVLISYDRFLSVTQAVSYRAKQGMTKHAIGKMVAVWVLAFLLYGPAILFWDQVSGRSCVPPDECFAEFYYTWYFLLSASTLEFFSPFVSVAFFNLSIYLNIRRRRRLCGCRGGCRGGGGVGGTRQPQPAAAQEVSSSSPAESVRLSSLFYRQSLLIAVKKTASPVPTTPPPTQTPATEASNQHNHQDEEKGSLDSQMSSPPVSRVGSCGGGARRSRLSRDKKVAKSLAVIVCVFAVCWAPYTLLMIIRAACKGDCVAHHWYEVTFWLLWLNSAINPFLYPVCHSSFRRAFARILCPRWRRASRHHVKPP; from the exons ATGGGAGCTGAAGAAGCTGTTTTAAATGCCACACGGAATTGTATTGCCAATAACTCTACTAACATAGCTGAGGAGACTCATTTTTCCGGGCCGCTCATGGTTTTTCTAGGGGTAATGATGGGAACGTTGGTTGTGGTGACAGTCGCAGGTAACGCGCTGGTCATATTCGCTTTCAAAGTTGACAAAAGTTTGAGGAGGCAAAGCAACTATTTTTTCTTGAATCTTGCCATTTCCGATTTTCTCGTTg GTGCTTTCTGCATTCCTGTGTACATCCCATACATCCTTTCGGGTCGCTGGATGTTGGGTAGGGGACTGTGTAAACTGTGGCTGGTCATGGACTATCTCCTGTGCACGGCGTCCGTTTTCAGCATCGTTCTCATCAGCTACGATCGTTTCCTGTCTGTTACGCAAGCG GTCTCGTACCGTGCGAAGCAAGGCATGACAAAGCATGCTATTGGGAAGATGGTTGCCGTGTGGGTGCTGGCCTTTCTCTTGTATGGGCCTGCCATCCTCTTCTGGGACCag GTGTCGGGCCGGAGCTGTGTGCCCCCAGACGAGTGCTTTGCTGAGTTCTACTACACCTGGTATTTCCTGCTGAGCGCCTCGACGCTGGAGTTTTTCTCCCCCTTTGTGTCTGTGGCGTTCTTCAACCTCAGCATCTACCTCAACATCCGCCGGAGGAGGAGGCTGTGTGGTTGCCGTGGTGGTTGccgtggcggtggtggtgttggtggtaccCGGCAGCCCCAGCCAGCTGCTGCCCAGGaggtctcctcctcctcgccagCCGAGAGTGTGCGCCTTTCCTCCCTCTTCTACCGCCAGTCACTGCTGATCGCCGTCAAGAAGACGGCGTCGCCTGTTCCAACAACACCCCCGCCGACACAGACACCAGCAACTGAGGCGTCGAATCAGCACAACCACCAGGACGAGGAGAAGGGCTCGTTGGACTCGCAGATGTCGTCGCCTCCCGTGAGCCGGGTGGGCAGCTGCGGCGGCGGCGCCCGTCGCTCGCGCCTCTCGCGGGACAAGAAGGTGGCCAAGTCGCTGGCGGTGATCGTGTGCGTCTTCGCCGTGTGCTGGGCGCCCTACACGCTGCTGATGATCATCCGCGCGGCCTGCAAGGGCGACTGCGTGGCGCACCACTGGTACGAGGTGACCTTCTGGTTGCTGTGGCTCAACTCCGCCATTAACCCTTTCCTCTACCCAGTGTGCCACAGCAGCTTCCGCAGGGCCTTCGCCAGGATCCTGTGCCCAAGGTGGCGCAGGGCCAGCAGGCACCACGTCAAGCCTCCCTAG